A section of the Rhodospirillaceae bacterium genome encodes:
- a CDS encoding MaoC family dehydratase yields the protein MPLDQRSEDRGPAYAPVTSAELHGYYFEDLEIGMTAVYSRTVTEADIANFSAVSGDINPLHLSEQFGGEGMFEGRIAHGMLSAGFISAVIANKLPGPGAIYLGQSLRFMAPVRAGDTVNTRLTVRELNDEKCRAILDTICMVNGEPVIEGEAMVKVPSRDG from the coding sequence ATGCCCCTCGACCAGCGATCCGAAGATCGCGGCCCGGCCTATGCGCCCGTAACCAGCGCCGAACTCCACGGATATTATTTCGAGGATCTCGAGATCGGCATGACCGCGGTCTATTCGCGCACGGTCACCGAAGCGGATATCGCCAATTTTTCCGCGGTTTCGGGCGACATCAACCCGCTGCATCTGTCGGAGCAGTTCGGCGGCGAGGGGATGTTCGAAGGGCGTATCGCCCACGGCATGCTGTCCGCCGGTTTCATCTCGGCGGTCATCGCCAACAAGCTGCCGGGGCCCGGCGCCATCTATCTGGGCCAGTCGCTCCGCTTCATGGCGCCGGTGCGCGCCGGCGATACCGTGAACACGCGGCTCACCGTCCGCGAGCTCAACGACGAGAAGTGCCGGGCCATTCTCGATACGATCTGCATGGTGAACGGCGAGCCGGTGATCGAAGGGGAAGCGATGGTCAAGGTGCCGTCGCGCGACGGCTGA
- a CDS encoding bifunctional riboflavin kinase/FAD synthetase has protein sequence MRLIRTWREIQDEAAGAVVAVGNFDGVHEGHRAVIGAAVEAARSAGAPAGVLTFEPHPRSWFRPEQPPFRLTPLRSKVRQLEALGIDLLYVLPFDEAMAGRTAEAFVEEILIAGLQIRRLVVGYDFVFGKGRGGSVATLQGYSDAGRFGLTVVPAVDDETGGSYSSTRIRQALRDGDPATAAALLGRSWEIEGHVLPGDRRGRTIGFPTANLDISDYLRPRYGVYAVLIALDEPGGGAPVWLPAVANLGKRPTIGDDKLLLEVNIFDFDRDIYGRLARVRFVDYVRPERKFDGLDALKAQIAKDAAAARRIIAALPAGR, from the coding sequence ATGCGGCTGATCCGGACATGGCGGGAAATCCAGGACGAGGCGGCCGGCGCGGTCGTCGCGGTCGGCAATTTCGACGGGGTGCATGAGGGCCACCGCGCGGTAATCGGCGCCGCGGTCGAGGCCGCCCGGAGCGCGGGCGCGCCGGCCGGCGTGCTGACCTTCGAGCCCCATCCGCGCTCCTGGTTCCGGCCGGAGCAGCCGCCGTTCCGGCTGACGCCGCTGCGCTCCAAGGTGCGCCAGCTCGAAGCGCTCGGGATCGACCTGCTTTACGTGCTGCCGTTCGACGAAGCGATGGCCGGCCGAACCGCCGAAGCCTTCGTTGAGGAAATCCTGATTGCGGGCCTGCAAATCCGCCGCCTCGTCGTCGGCTACGATTTCGTCTTCGGCAAGGGCCGGGGCGGTTCGGTCGCGACCCTGCAAGGCTACAGCGATGCCGGCCGTTTCGGCCTCACCGTCGTCCCCGCCGTCGACGACGAAACCGGCGGCAGCTATTCCTCGACCCGGATCAGGCAGGCGCTGCGCGACGGCGACCCGGCGACTGCAGCCGCCCTGCTCGGCCGGTCCTGGGAGATCGAGGGCCATGTCCTGCCCGGCGACCGGCGCGGCCGGACCATCGGCTTCCCGACCGCGAACCTGGATATCAGCGATTACCTGCGCCCCCGGTACGGGGTCTACGCGGTTCTGATCGCGCTCGACGAACCGGGCGGCGGTGCGCCGGTCTGGCTGCCCGCCGTCGCCAATCTGGGCAAACGACCCACGATCGGCGACGACAAGCTCCTGCTCGAAGTCAACATCTTCGACTTCGACCGGGATATCTACGGCCGGCTCGCCAGGGTGCGTTTCGTGGATTATGTCAGGCCCGAACGGAAATTCGATGGACTGGACGCCTTGAAAGCGCAGATCGCGAAGGATGCGGCGGCGGCGCGCCGAATTATCGCCGCCCTCCCGGCGGGGCGCTAA